A single Acidimicrobiia bacterium DNA region contains:
- a CDS encoding glycosyltransferase family 2 protein, translated as MQPKISVVLPAYNEATSIVSTLDRILQMARSHLSSAADLEVVVVSDGSSDATFDRAAEHLAGGNGGSVIQLVRNVGSHSAIRCGLDHAKGEIVIVMAADGQDPPEIIPELLAALQPGIDVVWGQRGSRDHDPILTRLLAGTYYRLFRTLTGFDYPPSGFDFVAMRRLVVEALLSYQERNTSVFLLIFNLGFSQTSIEYERGQRQDGSSGWTFRKRAKLAVDMLTAFSAAPIRLLSLTGVIVGAFGLIFGGITMVRGLLGQIPISGWASLMVISSLMSGLMLMALGFLGEYVWRTLDEVRGRPLYLEGRRAELRPAHAPGSENEPR; from the coding sequence TTGCAGCCCAAGATCTCGGTCGTTTTGCCGGCCTACAACGAAGCCACCTCAATCGTCTCGACCCTCGACCGGATCCTGCAAATGGCGAGGTCGCATCTATCCAGTGCGGCGGACCTGGAGGTCGTCGTCGTGAGCGACGGTTCCTCTGATGCCACCTTCGACAGAGCGGCAGAGCACCTCGCAGGCGGGAACGGCGGTTCGGTCATTCAGTTGGTTCGCAATGTCGGATCGCACTCCGCCATTCGCTGCGGGCTGGATCACGCCAAGGGCGAGATTGTCATCGTTATGGCGGCCGACGGCCAGGATCCGCCGGAGATCATCCCGGAGCTTCTGGCAGCTCTTCAACCGGGTATCGACGTCGTGTGGGGTCAGCGTGGCAGCCGGGACCACGATCCGATTCTGACCCGCCTGCTGGCCGGAACCTACTACCGGCTCTTTCGGACTCTGACCGGATTCGACTATCCGCCTTCCGGGTTTGACTTCGTGGCAATGCGCAGATTGGTCGTCGAAGCGCTGCTGAGCTATCAGGAGCGCAATACCTCGGTTTTCCTGCTGATCTTCAACCTCGGATTCAGCCAAACGAGCATCGAGTACGAGCGGGGCCAACGGCAGGACGGATCCTCCGGCTGGACATTCAGGAAGCGGGCCAAGTTGGCCGTCGACATGTTGACGGCGTTCTCGGCGGCGCCGATCCGGCTCCTATCACTCACCGGAGTCATCGTTGGAGCCTTTGGCCTCATATTCGGCGGTATCACAATGGTGCGCGGCCTACTCGGTCAGATTCCGATCTCAGGCTGGGCTTCGCTGATGGTCATCTCATCGCTGATGAGCGGCCTCATGCTCATGGCGCTCGGGTTCCTCGGCGAATACGTATGGAGAACACTGGACGAGGTTCGAGGCCGCCCTCTCTACCTGGAAGGACGCCGTGCCGAGCTCCGACCCGCGCACGCCCCCGGCTCTGAGAACGAGCCCCGTTGA
- a CDS encoding ABC transporter ATP-binding protein, giving the protein MTDPAIKAHDIGVKFRPYLDRSPTLRRTIGKRQHKAVQEVVALDGVSFEIDKGEAFGIIGANGAGKSTLLRVLARTLRPDRGSVEVRGKISTLLQLGVGFNAELSGRRNIYLGSLAAGLRKAEIDELYDDIVDYAGLRDAIDRPLKTYSSGMFSRLAFSISMYMKPDILLLDEVLAVGDQAFQDKSLQSMQELLDRAGTIVFVSHSLPRVAEFCDRAMWLSEGTVRGIGEAESVVGRYRDAVTLG; this is encoded by the coding sequence GTGACCGATCCTGCGATCAAGGCTCACGACATTGGCGTGAAGTTCAGGCCGTACCTCGACCGGAGTCCGACGCTGCGGAGAACGATCGGCAAGCGCCAGCACAAAGCGGTGCAAGAGGTGGTCGCGCTCGACGGCGTGTCGTTCGAGATCGACAAGGGCGAGGCGTTTGGCATCATTGGAGCCAACGGGGCCGGCAAGAGCACCTTGCTGAGGGTTCTGGCTCGTACTCTGCGACCCGATCGGGGCAGTGTGGAGGTCCGCGGGAAGATCTCGACGCTCTTGCAGTTGGGCGTCGGGTTCAACGCCGAGCTATCGGGCAGAAGGAACATCTACCTGGGATCACTGGCGGCCGGTCTCAGGAAGGCCGAGATCGACGAGTTGTACGACGACATCGTCGACTACGCCGGGTTGCGCGATGCTATTGATCGGCCCCTCAAGACCTATTCATCCGGCATGTTCTCGCGACTCGCCTTCTCGATCAGCATGTACATGAAGCCGGACATACTCTTGCTGGATGAGGTCCTGGCGGTCGGCGACCAGGCGTTCCAGGACAAGAGCCTTCAGTCGATGCAGGAACTTCTCGATCGGGCGGGCACGATCGTCTTCGTGTCTCACTCATTACCCCGGGTGGCGGAGTTCTGCGACCGGGCGATGTGGCTTTCCGAGGGAACCGTGCGCGGTATCGGCGAGGCCGAGTCTGTCGTTGGCAGGTATCGAGACGCGGTGACTCTGGGCTAG
- a CDS encoding ABC transporter permease, with product MATVTSSDRPGLAGWRSYLRDLWSRREFAWFLASGNLKARNASTALGLAWWVLNPLIMAGVYFLVFGFIFNARQGEEQYLAYLLSGMFAFNFMTMSMTGGANSILANSKLLINVRFPRLILPISGLAEALYGFLSSLLIFYVIVWPVDGVHPTMWVFLLPVVVVLQTVFNLGLAALTARLAVPFRDINNLIPHLNRLWMYLSPIIWPMSFVADKPEWFQWALRLNPMYSVIVCYRTALMGREFEPEMLIVAALWAVVMGVVGVFAFVRYEGNMVRHL from the coding sequence ATGGCGACTGTCACTTCTTCGGATCGACCCGGATTAGCGGGATGGAGGTCCTACCTCCGCGACTTGTGGTCGCGGCGTGAGTTCGCCTGGTTCCTCGCTTCCGGCAACCTGAAAGCACGGAACGCCTCCACCGCCCTCGGCCTGGCGTGGTGGGTCTTGAATCCCCTCATCATGGCCGGGGTCTACTTCCTGGTCTTCGGATTCATCTTCAACGCCAGACAAGGTGAGGAGCAGTACCTCGCCTATCTCCTCTCCGGCATGTTCGCCTTCAACTTCATGACCATGTCGATGACGGGAGGCGCCAACAGCATCCTGGCGAACTCCAAGCTCCTGATCAACGTCCGGTTCCCACGCTTGATCCTTCCGATCTCGGGCCTGGCGGAAGCCCTCTACGGGTTCCTTTCGTCGTTGCTGATCTTCTACGTGATCGTCTGGCCGGTCGATGGTGTCCACCCGACCATGTGGGTATTCCTGCTCCCGGTGGTCGTCGTATTGCAGACCGTCTTCAATCTGGGACTTGCTGCGCTCACCGCTCGGCTTGCCGTCCCGTTTCGTGACATCAACAACCTGATCCCACACCTGAACCGCCTGTGGATGTACCTCTCGCCGATCATCTGGCCGATGAGTTTCGTGGCCGACAAACCCGAGTGGTTCCAATGGGCGCTTCGTTTGAACCCGATGTACTCGGTGATCGTCTGCTATCGGACCGCACTCATGGGTCGGGAATTCGAGCCGGAAATGCTCATTGTGGCGGCGTTGTGGGCCGTGGTGATGGGCGTTGTCGGGGTGTTCGCCTTCGTCCGCTACGAGGGCAATATGGTGAGGCACCTGTGA
- a CDS encoding S-layer homology domain-containing protein, with amino-acid sequence MKFTKRLSVVLLVVLAASIMPAVEHVSAVTAPDRPTLFGMATSDWRNQIPIFTEKAGKSPALFQTYWTLQNTHAADLDWYSRELDTHRGLGVTTYVELTTDNLAALVSGADDPAISNLVSGIGAWLGASPSHNLLIAPLPEANLSGAPWSGDPAGYKAGYLRIWNAFRSAGYGADQVAFVFSMNGWSSGSFTYDQFYPGDDFVEIIGFSRLNRNDPWRDYEDVFVQHMLDMQETVSYTKPILVTQAATVGNGTGGKEAWLAEMFARLPAEDQVIGVIYFNRKKTEGVPLTTYDYRILVDGVLSSAVQSGYSAWDAPTEAGWIFDGRMDAWVAAREQLYRFPDALGSPFLTDILWMADQGITQGCAVDRFCPNAPVTRAQMATFLDRALSFKATSSDFFTDDNGSVHQAAINRMAAAGVTLGCGTDLYCPDNSITRAQMASFLSRALGLPATGTDYFSDDGSSPHQGNINRIAEAGVTLGCATGLYCPQQLVTRGQMAAFLHRALAPTG; translated from the coding sequence ATGAAGTTCACAAAGCGGCTCTCAGTCGTCTTGCTCGTCGTTCTGGCTGCGTCGATCATGCCGGCGGTCGAGCACGTGTCCGCCGTCACGGCTCCTGATCGGCCGACGCTGTTTGGGATGGCTACGTCTGATTGGCGCAATCAGATTCCGATCTTCACAGAGAAGGCCGGCAAGTCTCCCGCTCTATTCCAGACGTATTGGACGCTTCAGAACACTCACGCAGCAGATCTCGATTGGTATTCGCGCGAGTTGGACACTCACCGCGGCCTGGGAGTAACCACGTACGTGGAGTTGACGACCGACAACCTCGCCGCATTGGTGTCGGGAGCAGACGACCCTGCCATCTCCAACCTCGTTAGCGGGATTGGAGCCTGGCTAGGCGCTTCACCATCGCACAATCTCTTGATCGCCCCCCTACCCGAGGCCAACCTGTCCGGCGCCCCCTGGAGCGGCGATCCGGCCGGCTACAAGGCCGGCTACCTGCGAATCTGGAACGCCTTTCGCTCGGCGGGGTACGGAGCCGATCAGGTCGCCTTTGTCTTCTCGATGAACGGATGGTCGTCCGGTTCCTTTACCTACGACCAGTTCTACCCCGGCGATGATTTCGTGGAGATCATCGGTTTCAGCCGGTTGAACCGCAATGACCCCTGGAGGGACTACGAAGACGTGTTCGTTCAGCACATGCTGGACATGCAGGAGACGGTTTCGTACACCAAGCCGATCCTCGTTACCCAGGCCGCCACCGTCGGCAACGGGACAGGCGGTAAGGAGGCATGGCTTGCGGAGATGTTCGCCCGCCTGCCCGCTGAGGACCAGGTCATCGGGGTGATCTACTTCAATCGCAAGAAGACCGAAGGTGTTCCGCTGACAACTTACGACTACCGGATTCTAGTCGACGGAGTGCTCAGTTCGGCTGTGCAGTCGGGCTACTCCGCCTGGGATGCACCAACGGAAGCAGGCTGGATCTTCGATGGTCGCATGGACGCCTGGGTGGCTGCCAGGGAACAGTTGTACCGCTTCCCGGATGCGCTCGGCTCGCCGTTCCTCACCGACATCCTGTGGATGGCGGACCAGGGGATCACACAAGGGTGCGCGGTCGACCGATTCTGTCCGAATGCTCCCGTGACGCGTGCACAGATGGCCACGTTCCTCGATCGGGCCCTCTCGTTCAAGGCGACCTCGTCGGACTTCTTCACGGATGACAATGGCTCCGTGCACCAGGCAGCAATCAACCGGATGGCGGCCGCCGGGGTCACCCTCGGCTGTGGAACCGATCTGTACTGCCCGGACAACTCGATCACTCGTGCACAGATGGCTTCCTTCCTTTCCCGGGCACTCGGATTGCCGGCAACGGGGACGGACTACTTCAGCGACGACGGGTCATCTCCGCATCAGGGCAACATCAATCGAATCGCCGAGGCCGGGGTGACGCTGGGATGCGCCACCGGTCTCTACTGCCCGCAGCAACTCGTGACGCGCGGTCAGATGGCCGCCTTCCTCCATCGGGCACTCGCTCCAACGGGCTGA
- the tkt gene encoding transketolase: protein MSIEQFAVNTIKGLAMDAVQKANSGHPGMPMGMADLAVVLWSKFLVVDPDDPTWIDRDRFVLSNGHGSMLLYSLLHLSGFALSLDDLKSFRQFGSKTPGHPERDPELGIETTTGPLGQGFGTAVGLAIAEEHLRATFGEPLVNHRTFAFVSDGDLMEGISAETASIAGHLGLGKLTYFYDDNDISIDGSTDITFTEDVPARFAAVGWHTLEIDGHDHRAIEEATREALAAADRPSLIVAHTHIAHGAPTMQDTSKSHGSPLGEAEIRATKEAMGWPVGESFYVPEEVYAFFASAMDRGRNVHTAWRDRSAAALEADAEVAARWQMQFGSSPVALESPDFEPGGSLATRAASGKLFDQIADRVPGFIGGAADLVASTNTRISTSGSFSREDRTGRNIHFGIREHGMAAIVNGLAIHGGLRAYGSTFLVFSDYMRPAIRLSALMSAPSISVFTHDSIFLGEDGPTHQPIEHIAALRAIPNLWVIRPADAGETVEAWELALNRHDGPTALVLTRQGVPTLDRPPGGVARGAYVLRDGSDVVVLATGSEVSTALESAGLLAERGISARVVSMPCWEAFDLQDDPYRIGVLGTGLPVVSFEAGSTFGWDRYADVTVGIDSFGASAPAGVLRSQFGFTAEAIAAAVAEAVV from the coding sequence GTGTCGATCGAGCAATTTGCTGTGAATACGATCAAGGGACTGGCCATGGATGCAGTCCAGAAGGCCAATTCCGGACACCCGGGCATGCCGATGGGTATGGCCGACCTGGCGGTGGTGCTCTGGTCGAAGTTCCTGGTGGTCGACCCGGACGATCCGACCTGGATCGACCGGGACCGGTTCGTGCTGTCCAACGGGCATGGATCCATGCTCCTCTACTCGCTCCTCCATCTCTCCGGGTTCGCTTTGTCGTTGGATGACCTCAAGAGCTTCCGGCAGTTCGGTTCGAAGACGCCTGGGCATCCTGAACGAGACCCGGAACTCGGGATCGAGACGACCACCGGGCCTCTCGGCCAGGGTTTCGGCACTGCGGTCGGACTGGCCATCGCCGAGGAGCATCTTCGGGCGACGTTTGGCGAACCGCTCGTCAACCACCGGACCTTTGCCTTCGTGTCTGACGGCGATCTCATGGAGGGCATCTCTGCGGAGACGGCATCTATCGCGGGGCATCTGGGCCTCGGCAAACTCACCTACTTCTACGACGACAACGACATCTCGATCGACGGCTCCACCGACATCACGTTCACGGAGGATGTACCCGCCAGGTTCGCGGCGGTCGGCTGGCATACCCTGGAGATCGACGGACACGACCATAGGGCCATCGAGGAGGCAACGCGTGAGGCGCTGGCGGCGGCCGACCGCCCGAGTCTCATCGTTGCTCACACCCATATCGCCCACGGCGCGCCGACGATGCAGGACACCTCGAAATCGCATGGCTCTCCGCTGGGTGAGGCCGAGATCCGGGCGACGAAGGAAGCGATGGGCTGGCCGGTCGGCGAATCGTTCTACGTGCCGGAGGAGGTCTACGCGTTCTTCGCATCGGCAATGGACCGGGGCCGCAACGTCCACACCGCCTGGCGCGACCGATCGGCAGCCGCCCTGGAGGCAGACGCCGAAGTAGCGGCACGGTGGCAAATGCAATTCGGCTCGAGTCCCGTCGCCCTCGAGAGCCCCGATTTCGAGCCGGGCGGCTCCCTGGCGACGCGGGCGGCGAGCGGCAAGCTGTTCGACCAGATCGCCGATAGGGTTCCCGGATTCATCGGCGGCGCCGCCGATCTCGTAGCCTCGACGAACACCCGCATTTCGACGTCGGGGTCATTCAGCCGGGAAGACCGAACCGGACGCAACATCCACTTCGGTATCCGGGAGCACGGTATGGCCGCCATCGTCAACGGCCTGGCGATCCACGGAGGGCTCCGGGCCTACGGTTCGACGTTCCTGGTCTTCAGCGATTACATGCGACCGGCCATCCGGCTCAGTGCCCTGATGAGTGCGCCCAGCATCTCTGTGTTCACGCACGATTCGATCTTCCTCGGCGAGGATGGACCGACCCATCAGCCGATTGAACACATCGCGGCATTGCGGGCAATCCCGAACCTCTGGGTGATTCGCCCGGCCGATGCGGGAGAGACGGTGGAGGCCTGGGAACTGGCGCTCAATCGCCACGACGGCCCGACCGCACTGGTGTTGACCAGACAAGGGGTGCCGACCCTCGATCGGCCGCCTGGTGGCGTGGCGCGGGGTGCGTATGTGCTGCGGGATGGCTCCGATGTCGTGGTTCTGGCCACCGGTTCCGAGGTGTCAACGGCGCTCGAGTCGGCCGGCCTATTGGCCGAACGAGGCATATCGGCGCGGGTCGTGAGCATGCCGTGCTGGGAGGCGTTCGACCTCCAGGACGACCCGTACCGGATCGGTGTGCTGGGTACCGGTCTGCCGGTCGTCTCGTTTGAGGCCGGGTCGACGTTCGGATGGGACCGCTATGCCGATGTGACGGTCGGCATCGATTCGTTCGGTGCCTCGGCACCCGCCGGCGTGCTGCGCTCTCAGTTCGGCTTCACCGCGGAGGCCATCGCGGCAGCAGTGGCAGAGGCAGTGGTTTGA
- a CDS encoding S-layer homology domain-containing protein, with protein MTHKRLSISLVFAILFQVWIVAPASAASVVDVEACFVDAINADRVAQGANPVELDSQLVAYARDHSAAMLAAGGLFHSTPAELNPVLPDGWTSWGENVGYAADCGRLHQAFMDSPGHRANILNPDSTRVAVGVLVSSGYVWATEVFYSHPDPLAGLPPFWDDDGSVHEENIIILYDRGVSGGCADGQFCPEDLLTRGQMAAFLARALDLPAATVDFFSDDDASFFEDDIDAIAAASITSGCAPGEYCPNDPLTRGQMAAFLVRALDLPATTTDYFSDDDGNRFENEINALAAAGITTGYSDGQYCPNGLVTRAQMASFLVRGLGW; from the coding sequence ATGACTCATAAACGTCTGTCCATCTCACTGGTATTTGCCATCCTGTTCCAGGTCTGGATAGTTGCACCCGCCTCCGCCGCCTCTGTTGTTGATGTCGAAGCATGCTTCGTGGACGCCATCAATGCTGATCGAGTGGCCCAGGGCGCCAACCCGGTGGAGCTCGATAGCCAGCTAGTGGCGTACGCCCGGGACCATTCTGCTGCGATGCTGGCAGCAGGCGGGTTGTTCCACTCGACACCTGCTGAGCTGAACCCGGTGTTGCCGGACGGATGGACCAGTTGGGGAGAGAACGTCGGGTACGCCGCTGATTGCGGCCGGCTCCACCAGGCTTTCATGGATTCACCGGGTCATCGAGCCAATATCCTCAACCCGGATTCAACCAGGGTGGCAGTGGGAGTGCTCGTCTCGTCGGGCTATGTCTGGGCCACCGAGGTGTTCTACAGCCATCCCGACCCCCTGGCCGGATTGCCCCCATTCTGGGATGACGACGGGTCGGTTCACGAAGAGAACATCATCATTCTGTATGACCGGGGAGTCAGCGGTGGGTGCGCCGACGGTCAGTTCTGCCCGGAAGATCTGCTGACCCGCGGTCAGATGGCGGCGTTCCTGGCCCGGGCGCTCGATCTGCCTGCTGCAACGGTGGATTTCTTCTCGGACGACGACGCCAGTTTCTTTGAAGACGACATCGATGCGATCGCGGCCGCCTCGATCACGTCGGGATGCGCTCCCGGTGAGTATTGCCCCAACGATCCGCTGACGCGCGGTCAGATGGCGGCGTTCCTGGTCCGGGCGCTCGACCTGCCTGCCACAACCACCGACTACTTCTCAGACGACGACGGCAACCGGTTTGAGAACGAGATCAATGCGCTGGCGGCAGCCGGGATCACGACCGGCTACTCCGATGGTCAGTATTGTCCGAACGGTTTGGTGACCAGGGCTCAGATGGCCTCTTTCCTCGTGCGCGGGCTTGGCTGGTAG